In Fluviispira sanaruensis, a genomic segment contains:
- a CDS encoding biosynthetic peptidoglycan transglycosylase translates to MKVFSTSFWFIKLPLFCFVAFILWFIPWVFLLYSGLLIYFPYESDGKSRYIRITGPVVSVFSPQSWSSYNEIPKTCKAALIAAEDNRFYQHKGVDFESLKMSFITNQKIGKKKRGGSTITQQLVKNAFLSRKKSYLRKSREIMGAFILDGIMLKDQQLEWYFNVVEFGPKIYGLENAAQKYFNTEAKRLTPSQCIALVAIIPSPKKWNQSLVTQKPTSFFVQRYKKILNTIQKMGILNNKDLVIARNYEAIKGKEQLDNALLNKTKLPDNTIKTIEGVEDFDENDEDENSEDY, encoded by the coding sequence ATGAAAGTTTTTTCTACATCATTTTGGTTTATAAAACTTCCATTATTTTGTTTCGTTGCTTTTATTCTCTGGTTTATCCCTTGGGTTTTTTTATTATATTCTGGATTACTGATATATTTTCCTTATGAGAGTGATGGAAAATCAAGATATATTCGTATTACAGGTCCAGTCGTTAGTGTTTTTTCCCCTCAATCTTGGAGCTCATACAATGAAATCCCTAAAACCTGTAAAGCAGCCTTGATTGCAGCGGAGGATAATCGTTTTTATCAGCACAAAGGAGTGGATTTTGAAAGTCTAAAAATGAGTTTTATTACAAATCAGAAAATTGGAAAAAAAAAGCGGGGTGGAAGTACAATAACGCAACAACTTGTTAAAAATGCATTTCTTTCGCGTAAAAAAAGTTATTTACGGAAATCGAGGGAAATAATGGGTGCGTTTATTTTAGATGGAATCATGTTAAAAGATCAGCAGCTTGAATGGTATTTTAACGTTGTTGAATTCGGTCCAAAAATTTATGGACTCGAAAATGCTGCACAAAAATATTTTAACACGGAAGCGAAAAGACTCACTCCATCTCAATGCATTGCTCTTGTGGCAATTATTCCATCACCTAAAAAATGGAATCAAAGTTTGGTAACACAAAAACCGACATCGTTTTTTGTGCAAAGATATAAAAAAATCTTAAATACAATTCAAAAAATGGGTATTCTCAACAACAAGGATCTCGTCATAGCTCGTAACTATGAAGCTATAAAAGGCAAAGAACAATTGGACAATGCTTTGCTAAACAAAACAAAACTTCCTGATAATACTATAAAAACCATTGAGGGTGTGGAAGATTTTGATGAAAATGATGAAGATGAAAATTCAGAAGATTATTAA